The sequence ACAAAGACCCCCAGAGGCACCTGTCAGGAGAACAGGACTTGCTGGGGAGAAGGTGGAGAACCAGGTGAGATTCTTGAGGTGCCTTTGGCTCCTGGCCTTCTCCTTGGGGGCAGTTCCAACTGCCCCCAAAACCCTCAGCCAAGCCCTCCCACCAGctaacaagaaacaaaagcagtgaAAACACCAAGCTCTGTTGCTAGCGGGGATAAAATACCctaagtattaaaaattaaattaaaactgaaGCCCCAGTCAACTGAGCCAGCAGTGAGCTGGTGATTGTAGACACAGACACCCCCCATTCTTCCCCAAGCTCCAGGGCCTCCAAAAACAGCAGGAAGGGGCCTCAGGGCCAAGTCTGACTGTCACCGAGAGGGACCCTCTGGGGAAATACAGTTTGGGGCGTACGTGTCCTCAGGTGATCCCCAGTGTGGGGCACTGAGGACTGTAAACATAACCCAGCTTGTGGGCCAGGggtgccccagccccacccccgaGATTCTCCCTGGATGAAGAATGGCCACTGTGGTAAGTACAGTAAAACAGCAGGCGATCTCGAAGCAAAATAAGACCTGGTCTCCCTGCCAGAGTATCAGGAGCAGAGGTGGGCTGGGGCAGTGACAGAGTGAGAGGGTTCCAGAAGCCAAACACACAGCTTGGCAGCTGTTTCTCTGTAGTACCAGATCAGCACCCAGACCCTTTCTGGGTGGTGAGTTGCTCACGGCCACCcatccctggggagcctgctggaAAGCCAGCTCAGGCCACGGCTGCCCAGCTCAGGACTGGACAAGATCAGGCCGGCCCCTGAGAGGCTCTACACTAGGCTGGGGCAGAAGACCCCCCTCCAGGAGGAGGAGGCTAAATATGCGGCGGTTAGAGAGTGTCAGGAGGGCACGTGAGAACCCCCAAAGGGACAAAGACATGGCCCAAACTGGAGGGCCACTGCTGCACCAGGAATACCGCCTCAAGGCCTGGCTGAGGCCCAGGGCAAAGTCCTGCCTCAGCCCCACTCCAAGCCAAGAGCCCTTGGAAGCAGGCAATCTCACCACACCGGTCAGGCATTAAAATCTGCGCCTGTGCCACTTTCTGCACCTGCTTCTGGCGCCAGGCAGGACACCTGGAGCCAGGCCCTGGAGCAAAAGGAGGTCAAATCCGGGTGTGGTGTGACAGGGCCAAGGCTTCTCTCTGACCAGGTCCAGTCCAGGCCGCCAGGACCGGGGCTCCCCCAGCATTGCCTTTTAGGTCACAGAGTCTCACGAGGTCCCGGTCACCCCAGCAGGGCCTATTACCAGCAACAGGCCTTTGCCAGGTGACTctggcggggctggggcgggagtGCCCTGGACACCAGGCCTGGGGCAGACCGCGCCCCTGGGTGCTCCTTAGGATCAGGCATGCGGCCCCCTGCGGATCCCACAGTCCTGAAGCACCCCTCGGCTCCCGGCATCGGCTCCCGAGCAGGCTTCCTCAGGACCGGGCCCCTGGCCTCCCAGGGCGGGGCCTGTCAGCACGAGGCCTGGGGCTGAGCTCTCCGCCCGCGGGGGCCTCAGGGCTGGGCCCGGCTCCTGAGCCACCGGCTCCTGAGCGCCCGCACCTCCTGCCCGTACTGCTGGTGGAGCCGGACAAAGGAGGCGGCGTGCAGAGGCCCGTTGGGTTCCGAGACCCGCCgccgggggggcaggggcggcggggggccggGCCTGGAGCGGGAGGCAGCgccggcgggcgcgggggcggggccgggggcggggccgggcgcgggggcggggcctggcccgGGCGCGGGGGGCTCGGCGCTCCACACGGCGCAGGCGCAGCCGTTCTCCTTGGGCGCGAGCGCCGGGGgccggcgcggcggcggcgcacAGTCCCCGGCCCGCACGGCCGCCAGCTGCTGCTCCAGCTCGCGCACCACGAGCCGCAGGTAGTCGAAGCTGGCCCGCGACAGCGCCTTCACCCAGCCCTCCATGGCAGCCTGGTTCTCGGCGGCCAGCACGTAGGTGCGCGCCCGGGCCCCCGCGAAGCGCACGGCGAAGGCGAACTCCTCGGCGGCCTCGACCAGCTCCACCGTGCAGCCCTCCAGGATGATGACGCCCACGGGCTCGCGGCTGGCCCGGTCCTCGAAGTAGAAGAGCATGTTGCCGCGCAGCACGAACCAGCGGCGGTGGTAGGCCGCGTGCCGGCCGCCCTTCTTGTACAGGAAGCCCGAGTTGTCCACCGGGGTGTCGCAGGTGGCGTAGAAGGCCAGGCTGCGCTCGTTCAGCTTCATGGCCGCGCCGCCGGGGCCTGTCCCCCACCCCGACCAGGACAGCGGTGACTCACTCGGCCGCCGCCAccaggcgccccccgccccccccccccccggcctcgCCGTAACCTCCCTGCCACCCTCGGCCACCACAGCCCTCAACGCTCCTCTCGCacaggtagggaaactgaggctcccgGAGCAGCAGCGGGctgcccaagctcacacagccCTTCAGGGTCAGAGCCGGGGCCCCAACCCAGGTCTGACTGGCGCCAGGAGCCTCCCCGGAGTAAGGCCGAGCGTGCCAAGCATCTTCTATGCATTAACTCCTTTAATCTCGCAGCAGACCTCAACTGGCAGGGCCTAGCACcaccccatttgacagatggggtAACAAAGGACAGAGAGGCTAGTCACT is a genomic window of Vulpes vulpes isolate BD-2025 chromosome 10, VulVul3, whole genome shotgun sequence containing:
- the PHETA1 gene encoding sesquipedalian-1 isoform X1 — its product is MPGPGIQAKKPCPCRVGKDDPGPGGAAMKLNERSLAFYATCDTPVDNSGFLYKKGGRHAAYHRRWFVLRGNMLFYFEDRASREPVGVIILEGCTVELVEAAEEFAFAVRFAGARARTYVLAAENQAAMEGWVKALSRASFDYLRLVVRELEQQLAAVRAGDCAPPPRRPPALAPKENGCACAVWSAEPPAPGPGPAPAPGPAPGPAPAPAGAASRSRPGPPPPLPPRRRVSEPNGPLHAASFVRLHQQYGQEVRALRSRWLRSRAQP
- the PHETA1 gene encoding sesquipedalian-1 isoform X2, which encodes MKLNERSLAFYATCDTPVDNSGFLYKKGGRHAAYHRRWFVLRGNMLFYFEDRASREPVGVIILEGCTVELVEAAEEFAFAVRFAGARARTYVLAAENQAAMEGWVKALSRASFDYLRLVVRELEQQLAAVRAGDCAPPPRRPPALAPKENGCACAVWSAEPPAPGPGPAPAPGPAPGPAPAPAGAASRSRPGPPPPLPPRRRVSEPNGPLHAASFVRLHQQYGQEVRALRSRWLRSRAQP